A genomic window from Nitrospirota bacterium includes:
- a CDS encoding N-6 DNA methylase has translation MTIDLDAIAREQAKSVSQSLTRIANRGGTEADFRREVARILVEEAAVAANLRITPRDEFSVACGRVDSVYNRLILEYKRPGVLKAANSNRANQEVIQQVKDYILDVAKREKREAHRLAGVATDGRFFIFVRRVGEGWSIDDPAPVNSASVELFLRLLFALSVGAALVPENLVEDFGPRTLRAQRAVRSIYATLHSSRHPLVAKLFEQWRQFFSEATDYKEWAERIESKEEFRTFVKGMGLDPKYAEAPKVFFALHTYYALLIKLVATLAAARFAGGQPAPLSRMAAQGSDELKASLADLERGGLFREYGIRNFLEGDFFGWYLSAWNHDIEEAVRDLIKRLAEYDPGTLELAPENARDLLKKLYHKLLPKEIRHDLGEYYTPDWLAERLIRQTLGEADLGDPAKRVLDPACGSGTFLVILIKYIRERMERKGRDPRETLQLILQNVVGIDLNPLAVIAARTNYLLALGDLLKH, from the coding sequence GTGACCATTGACCTCGATGCAATTGCCAGGGAACAGGCGAAGTCTGTGTCGCAGTCATTGACGCGGATAGCGAACCGCGGAGGTACGGAGGCTGATTTCCGGCGAGAGGTCGCGCGTATCTTGGTGGAAGAAGCTGCGGTGGCGGCGAATCTCAGGATCACGCCTCGTGATGAGTTTTCTGTCGCATGCGGGCGGGTGGATTCCGTCTACAACCGGCTCATCTTGGAATACAAGCGCCCAGGTGTGCTCAAGGCCGCTAACTCAAATCGTGCGAACCAAGAGGTCATTCAGCAGGTCAAAGATTACATCCTCGATGTAGCCAAGAGGGAGAAGCGCGAGGCTCATCGTCTAGCTGGTGTTGCGACGGACGGGCGGTTCTTCATCTTTGTGCGCCGAGTCGGTGAAGGTTGGTCGATCGATGACCCGGCTCCCGTCAATTCAGCTTCGGTGGAACTCTTCCTCCGCTTACTCTTTGCCCTTTCCGTTGGCGCAGCACTTGTCCCGGAAAACTTGGTAGAGGACTTTGGACCCAGAACGCTCCGTGCGCAGCGGGCAGTCCGTTCCATCTATGCGACCCTTCACAGCAGCCGACATCCTTTGGTGGCCAAACTGTTTGAACAGTGGCGACAATTTTTCAGCGAGGCCACGGACTACAAAGAATGGGCTGAGCGGATTGAAAGCAAGGAAGAATTCCGTACATTCGTAAAAGGCATGGGTCTCGACCCCAAATATGCCGAGGCGCCAAAGGTTTTTTTCGCGCTCCATACCTATTACGCCTTGCTGATCAAACTCGTGGCCACGCTTGCAGCTGCGCGATTCGCTGGAGGACAACCCGCCCCACTGTCAAGGATGGCCGCGCAGGGGTCTGACGAGTTGAAGGCCAGCCTTGCGGACCTCGAACGCGGTGGACTGTTCCGCGAGTACGGCATTCGGAACTTCCTGGAAGGAGATTTCTTCGGCTGGTATCTCTCTGCCTGGAATCATGACATCGAGGAGGCAGTTCGTGACTTGATCAAGCGGTTGGCGGAATACGATCCAGGGACGTTGGAACTCGCACCGGAAAATGCCCGCGACTTGCTGAAGAAGCTCTACCACAAACTTCTTCCCAAAGAAATCCGTCACGATCTCGGTGAATACTACACCCCAGACTGGCTGGCCGAGCGGCTCATACGACAGACGCTTGGAGAAGCAGACCTGGGAGATCCCGCCAAGCGTGTGCTCGATCCTGCGTGTGGTTCAGGGACGTTTCTTGTGATTCTGATCAAGTACATCCGTGAGCGAATGGAACGGAAGGGACGTGACCCTCGTGAGACCCTTCAACTCATTCTGCAAAACGTCGTCGGGATTGACCTCAATCCGCTTGCGGTGATCGCCGCACGGACAAACTACCTGCTCGCTTTGGGAGACCTTCTCAAACACTGA
- a CDS encoding tyrosine-protein phosphatase — translation MRSPTKTTPWAEISAAGFEYFVCLAEDSPTYTPARLTLLYAVKLQNLVSGRPPNNPVGEGARVRTAARIISEKVLSGHGVVVHCVGGRGRTGTVLGCVLRTLGVCAAEAIDYLDQLHKARGKSGWPESDWQAAFVKDFAS, via the coding sequence ATGCGTAGCCCCACAAAAACGACTCCTTGGGCAGAGATCAGTGCAGCTGGGTTTGAGTACTTCGTGTGCCTCGCTGAAGATAGCCCAACCTATACCCCTGCCCGACTGACATTACTTTATGCGGTCAAGTTGCAGAACCTCGTCTCTGGGCGGCCACCCAATAATCCAGTGGGCGAGGGAGCCCGAGTCCGCACCGCTGCAAGAATAATTTCTGAAAAGGTTTTATCAGGTCACGGCGTAGTGGTCCACTGTGTGGGTGGACGAGGGAGGACCGGCACAGTTCTTGGGTGTGTTCTTCGCACGCTAGGCGTGTGTGCTGCCGAAGCTATCGATTATCTCGATCAGCTTCATAAGGCTCGCGGTAAGTCAGGCTGGCCTGAGTCGGATTGGCAAGCAGCTTTTGTAAAGGATTTCGCGTCTTGA